Proteins encoded within one genomic window of Zavarzinella sp.:
- a CDS encoding Gfo/Idh/MocA family oxidoreductase, translating into METNQNRRNFLATSTLAGAALALDQGGVYAAERNEVKVGLIGCGGRGTGAAANALKAEPYAKLVAMGDVFPEKLTGSLETLKRSRVKDQIQVPKEMQFIGMDAYKKVIEASDVVLLTTTPHFRPMHLAAAVEAGKHVFAEKPLAVDAPGVRSVIATAKKAKEKNLGLLVGFCYRWDLAKRETIKRIHDGAIGDVLALHVSFNTGELWYRPTQAKFNTMEYQMLNWYYFNWLSGDHIVEQHCHNHDKATWVLKGEMPIACTGVGGRQKRTDPKYGNIFDHHSVVYEYKSGVKVFSVCRQMNGTPSSVQDHVFGSNGSAQLMTHTIFGPKKWNWDGDAPSMYDQEHLEFFESIRAGKPINNGEEGARSTLMSIMGRMATYTGQRITWDMAMNSKEDLSPKSYDWAELEYAPPAIPGVTKFI; encoded by the coding sequence TTGGAAACGAATCAAAATCGTCGTAACTTTCTGGCGACCAGCACACTGGCTGGTGCCGCACTGGCACTGGATCAAGGTGGTGTTTACGCCGCAGAACGCAACGAAGTGAAAGTGGGCCTGATCGGGTGTGGTGGCCGTGGCACCGGTGCTGCTGCAAACGCACTGAAAGCAGAACCTTATGCGAAACTAGTTGCGATGGGGGATGTATTCCCGGAAAAGTTGACCGGGTCGCTGGAAACCTTAAAGCGTTCCCGCGTGAAGGATCAGATTCAGGTTCCCAAGGAAATGCAGTTCATTGGGATGGATGCCTACAAGAAAGTAATTGAAGCTTCCGATGTGGTGCTGTTAACCACTACACCTCATTTCCGCCCGATGCACCTGGCAGCCGCGGTCGAAGCGGGCAAACACGTTTTTGCAGAAAAACCACTGGCAGTTGATGCCCCAGGTGTGCGAAGTGTGATTGCCACTGCCAAGAAGGCAAAAGAAAAAAATCTCGGTCTGCTGGTGGGCTTCTGCTACCGCTGGGACCTCGCCAAACGGGAAACCATCAAACGTATCCACGATGGTGCTATTGGCGATGTGCTGGCACTGCATGTGTCGTTCAACACGGGCGAACTGTGGTATCGCCCCACTCAGGCAAAGTTCAATACCATGGAATACCAGATGCTGAACTGGTATTACTTTAACTGGCTGTCCGGCGACCATATTGTCGAACAGCACTGCCACAACCACGACAAAGCCACCTGGGTGTTGAAAGGTGAAATGCCAATCGCCTGCACCGGCGTTGGTGGGCGACAGAAACGAACCGATCCCAAGTATGGCAATATTTTCGACCACCACAGTGTTGTTTATGAATACAAGAGCGGAGTGAAGGTGTTCTCGGTCTGTCGGCAGATGAACGGAACCCCGTCAAGTGTTCAGGACCATGTTTTTGGCAGCAATGGTTCCGCCCAACTGATGACGCACACCATCTTCGGGCCGAAGAAATGGAACTGGGATGGTGACGCACCTTCGATGTATGATCAGGAACACCTGGAGTTCTTTGAATCGATCCGTGCAGGCAAACCAATTAACAATGGTGAAGAAGGTGCCCGCAGCACGCTGATGTCAATCATGGGGCGGATGGCTACCTATACCGGCCAACGGATCACGTGGGACATGGCGATGAATTCGAAAGAAGATCTGTCGCCGAAGTCCTACGATTGGGCAGAACTGGAATACGCCCCACCTGCTATCCCAGGCGTTACCAAGTTCATCTAG
- a CDS encoding trypsin-like peptidase domain-containing protein has product MSNWYIRIRGKTMGPFPTAEVQQMLATGQVQKYHEISEDKVSWQSIEFVDEFVEEEAAPVRRRKLLRNDDNYESSPAPRGSAKPKKGSSKLGFRILVGSVLTLILAGATTAVILIARNKDDKVADRKNADTNSPNDINSETVYENAVKSCVFIQTPSKTKVENGKQYNTWFIGSGSLIDYKKKLVITNYHVVQENSHVFVSFPKYTSDNKIITDKMQYDSKFMYQQGIKAHVLHRDKRRDLALIELERVPENAGALRLHPFDKPVQQGKTVYTLGNGDAVGQMFNISQGIIRSVGDEEHDFGDQVVSCSIITATNPINQGDSGGPLIDSKGVLVGVTQGKSSKVGTSSVHWFIDSKEVHAFLRLHGIILSE; this is encoded by the coding sequence ATGTCGAACTGGTATATCCGCATCCGTGGCAAAACAATGGGCCCATTTCCCACGGCAGAAGTGCAGCAGATGCTGGCAACTGGCCAGGTGCAGAAGTACCACGAAATTTCTGAAGATAAAGTATCGTGGCAATCGATTGAATTTGTTGATGAGTTTGTTGAAGAAGAAGCGGCACCCGTTCGACGGAGAAAGTTGCTGCGAAATGACGATAATTATGAAAGCTCTCCCGCCCCACGTGGAAGTGCGAAACCAAAGAAAGGCAGCAGTAAGCTGGGCTTCCGCATCCTTGTAGGATCGGTGCTGACGTTGATTCTGGCTGGTGCCACAACGGCTGTGATTCTGATTGCTCGCAACAAGGATGATAAAGTTGCCGATCGTAAGAATGCTGACACCAACTCTCCTAACGATATTAACTCTGAAACTGTCTATGAGAATGCCGTCAAATCTTGTGTGTTTATTCAGACCCCATCGAAAACAAAGGTCGAAAATGGCAAGCAATACAACACATGGTTTATTGGTAGTGGTTCTCTAATTGATTATAAGAAGAAGTTAGTAATAACAAATTATCATGTTGTACAAGAAAATTCACATGTTTTTGTCAGTTTTCCCAAGTATACCAGCGACAACAAAATCATTACTGACAAAATGCAATACGACAGTAAATTTATGTATCAGCAGGGCATTAAAGCACATGTTTTACACAGAGACAAGAGAAGAGATCTGGCACTGATCGAACTTGAGAGAGTTCCTGAAAACGCGGGTGCACTGCGTCTCCATCCATTTGACAAGCCTGTGCAACAAGGAAAAACTGTCTACACATTAGGCAATGGCGATGCAGTTGGGCAAATGTTTAACATCAGTCAAGGCATCATTCGATCAGTTGGCGATGAAGAACATGACTTCGGCGACCAAGTTGTCAGCTGTAGCATTATCACTGCGACAAATCCCATCAATCAAGGTGATTCTGGGGGCCCTCTGATTGATTCTAAAGGTGTTCTTGTTGGTGTTACTCAAGGAAAGTCAAGTAAAGTCGGAACGAGCTCTGTCCATTGGTTCATAGATTCCAAAGAGGTGCATGCTTTTCTTAGATTGCACGGGATTATACTAAGCGAATAG
- a CDS encoding protein kinase — MVQVHPTSEQLEAFLLGKLGAGEQQELEAHIESCEQCCDYLKSVDNDTFIDRTREAHDSVVDENTPLATPLIGATDIPEELANHARYRIIKQIGAGGMGRVFQAEHRLMERAVALKVINQRYLADQQAIERFHREVRTAARLNHPNIVAAFDAEQAGNLNFLVMEYISGLSLAQLVQLKGPLSVGYAANFIAQAAKGLQHAHDKGMVHRDIKPQNLMVTRTGLVKILDFGLARIGEDHTLVEPVTQQNTVVGTPDYLAPEQAKDSRSVDARADIYALGCTLYFLLTGKPPFPEGSAIEKLFQHVECEPAPISDFRSDVPPEMLGILNKMMAKLPAQRFQRPVEIAEALLPLMSNSSSLALGLKKKLPARSEKSKSVPPPLPESREDRTQLVERGSSSKSDVQTTRIDTKPNTNFEWDSPSTQRKKPAPAKSRKSMPKKKLRRKPWLIAIPLVVLLLTALGIYLATRSGSENNDNQASVGSNKPVFPTKNIQPVLFVLPSSNLWNPDFEPVRDYLKERGIPGVVVSPHGYSDSHWSLYQQGKGRKIFTDKKLSDIKSADGYSAIVFVGENVSEFLPEAEHYDHLKQLTLQFVKKQKIVAALCVGQKIPLSMGLLDGRMVAKNNDVYEYLPNRPVTYKNAPVWQDGNIITGSHPDHAKEFAEKLCLQLND, encoded by the coding sequence ATGGTGCAGGTTCACCCCACGTCCGAACAATTGGAAGCCTTTCTTTTAGGAAAGCTAGGTGCGGGTGAGCAACAGGAACTCGAAGCACATATCGAATCGTGCGAGCAGTGCTGCGATTATCTGAAATCAGTAGATAACGACACGTTTATTGACCGTACGCGGGAAGCCCACGATTCGGTGGTGGATGAAAATACTCCCCTGGCCACGCCGCTGATTGGTGCGACTGATATTCCTGAAGAACTGGCGAATCACGCACGGTACCGGATTATCAAGCAGATTGGAGCAGGTGGTATGGGGCGGGTTTTTCAGGCAGAACACCGCCTGATGGAACGTGCGGTCGCCCTCAAAGTAATCAATCAGCGTTATTTGGCCGACCAGCAGGCAATTGAGCGTTTTCATCGCGAGGTGCGAACGGCAGCCCGCCTGAATCATCCCAATATTGTGGCTGCGTTTGATGCAGAACAGGCAGGAAATCTCAATTTTCTGGTGATGGAATACATTTCCGGACTGAGTTTAGCCCAATTGGTGCAGCTGAAAGGACCACTTTCTGTGGGCTATGCCGCGAATTTTATTGCTCAGGCGGCGAAAGGTTTGCAGCACGCCCACGATAAGGGGATGGTGCACCGCGATATCAAACCACAGAATCTGATGGTGACCAGAACCGGCCTGGTAAAGATACTGGACTTTGGCCTGGCACGCATTGGCGAAGACCACACGCTTGTGGAACCAGTAACACAACAGAATACTGTTGTGGGCACGCCCGATTACCTGGCACCCGAGCAGGCAAAAGATTCCCGCAGTGTCGATGCACGTGCGGATATTTACGCGTTAGGATGCACACTCTATTTTCTGTTGACTGGCAAACCGCCTTTTCCCGAAGGCAGTGCTATCGAAAAACTGTTCCAGCATGTGGAATGTGAACCCGCACCGATCAGCGATTTTCGCAGTGATGTGCCACCTGAAATGCTGGGAATTCTGAACAAAATGATGGCCAAGTTACCTGCCCAGCGTTTTCAGAGACCCGTAGAAATCGCAGAAGCATTGCTACCATTGATGAGCAATTCTTCATCTTTGGCATTAGGCTTGAAGAAGAAACTGCCTGCTCGCTCTGAAAAAAGTAAATCAGTGCCCCCACCGTTACCAGAAAGTCGAGAAGACCGCACACAACTCGTAGAACGTGGGTCGTCATCGAAATCAGATGTGCAGACAACACGCATCGACACGAAGCCCAATACCAACTTCGAGTGGGATTCGCCCAGCACCCAGCGTAAAAAACCGGCACCAGCGAAAAGTCGCAAGTCGATGCCAAAAAAGAAGTTACGTCGTAAACCGTGGCTGATTGCTATTCCATTGGTGGTATTGCTACTTACCGCCCTGGGGATTTACCTTGCCACTCGTTCCGGTTCAGAAAATAATGACAATCAGGCAAGCGTTGGATCAAATAAACCTGTTTTCCCCACGAAGAATATTCAGCCGGTGCTTTTTGTGCTGCCTTCCAGCAATTTGTGGAACCCCGATTTCGAACCGGTGCGGGATTATTTGAAAGAACGTGGCATTCCCGGGGTGGTGGTCAGCCCCCACGGGTATTCGGATAGCCATTGGTCACTCTATCAACAGGGTAAAGGACGTAAGATCTTTACTGATAAGAAGTTAAGTGATATCAAGTCGGCGGACGGCTATTCCGCAATTGTATTTGTGGGAGAGAATGTCAGTGAGTTTCTGCCCGAAGCAGAACATTACGATCACTTGAAGCAGTTAACGCTGCAATTTGTGAAAAAACAAAAAATTGTTGCAGCACTGTGCGTGGGGCAGAAGATCCCACTGAGCATGGGGCTTTTGGATGGCCGCATGGTGGCAAAGAATAACGATGTGTACGAATATCTGCCAAACCGACCGGTTACGTACAAAAACGCACCAGTCTGGCAGGATGGGAACATTATTACCGGTTCCCACCCAGACCATGCCAAAGAATTTGCAGAAAAATTATGTCTACAACTCAATGATTAA
- a CDS encoding serine hydrolase domain-containing protein, with protein sequence MKPYFLVMLSLYFNLPEVICGQEVPQTGPKVAGYEKVNEEILNNMKLLNASAATVALSREGKLYFSRGYGWSDADKKIPTQPDTFMRIASVSKPITAATVKHAIEQKKFQLSDKAFSLLDITPPGGKITDERIHDITIEHLLTHKGGWDRSTAFDPMFRMPTIQKELMLSGAVTPRNVVEYMLTQKLQFAPGEKTAYSNFGYCVLGRVLEQQFKKPYIACVQELVLKPHKIDGIRLGQGSSSKRDPKEVWYPVSDTLFSLDVMDAHGGLIASAPALCQFLDKYWISGDIRKPGQKAGYTFFGSLPGTTAMVLQRTDGWNVAVLLNGRRNSNIEKDTLNLRKTVSQAIDAIPIP encoded by the coding sequence ATGAAACCTTATTTTCTCGTGATGCTTTCGCTGTACTTTAACCTTCCCGAGGTGATTTGCGGGCAGGAAGTGCCACAAACAGGACCCAAGGTTGCTGGCTACGAAAAAGTTAATGAAGAAATTCTGAACAATATGAAATTGTTGAACGCCAGCGCAGCCACTGTGGCACTTTCACGTGAAGGGAAACTTTATTTTTCGCGTGGGTATGGCTGGAGCGATGCCGACAAGAAAATTCCCACCCAGCCTGACACGTTCATGCGAATCGCCAGTGTCAGCAAGCCAATTACCGCTGCTACTGTGAAGCATGCGATTGAACAGAAGAAATTTCAATTGTCTGATAAAGCGTTTTCGTTGCTGGATATTACCCCGCCTGGGGGCAAAATTACTGATGAACGGATTCATGATATCACAATAGAGCACTTACTGACCCACAAAGGTGGTTGGGATCGTTCGACAGCGTTCGATCCCATGTTTCGCATGCCGACAATTCAGAAAGAACTTATGTTAAGTGGTGCGGTTACCCCACGCAATGTGGTCGAATACATGTTAACCCAAAAGCTGCAGTTTGCGCCTGGTGAAAAGACTGCCTATTCCAATTTTGGGTACTGTGTGCTGGGGCGTGTGCTGGAACAACAGTTCAAGAAACCCTATATCGCATGTGTGCAGGAATTGGTTCTGAAGCCGCACAAAATAGATGGCATTCGCCTGGGCCAGGGAAGCAGTTCCAAACGAGATCCCAAAGAAGTGTGGTACCCCGTATCAGATACGCTGTTTTCACTGGATGTGATGGATGCCCACGGTGGGCTGATTGCATCTGCCCCAGCATTATGCCAGTTTCTGGACAAATACTGGATCAGTGGCGATATTCGCAAGCCTGGGCAGAAAGCAGGCTATACCTTTTTCGGTAGTCTGCCGGGAACCACAGCGATGGTGTTGCAACGCACCGATGGCTGGAATGTTGCAGTGCTGTTGAATGGTCGCCGGAATTCCAACATCGAAAAAGACACATTGAATCTGAGAAAAACTGTTTCTCAGGCAATTGATGCCATTCCGATTCCATAA
- a CDS encoding arylsulfatase, which translates to MKILLSSIVLILGSTALRAADKPNIIFILCDDLGYGDVKCYNPEGKIPTPNMDRLAKEGMRFTDAHSPSAVCSPTRYGIMTGRYAWRSKLQRGVLGGLSPRLIEKDRQTVAGFLKNHGYHTACIGKWHLGMDWVVKPGKSVNPLSIESREQVFNVDYDQPISNGPNAVGFDYYFGISASLDMVPYTFIENNKVVKSPTEDRDFAMMFGKAQGRCRKGPTAPGFEVEDVLPTLTSKAITYVQDRAKEKKPFFLYLPYASPHTPIAPTKEWQGKSKLNPYADFVMQTDDCIGQLLKQLDESGIAKNTLVICTSDNGCSPQADFAALEAKGHHPSGPLRGHKADIFEGGHRVPFLVRWPEKLKAGTTSSELVNLVDLFATCAEIIDQPLPATAAVDSVSLLPALGITSDGKPRTTTIVHSINGSFAIRDGKWKLALCPDSGGWSAPRPGKKATILPDMQLFDLSRDLAERTNLVEEHTERVAEMAALLEMQVIKGRSTPGKPTTNTVPVDIFKFSPKKK; encoded by the coding sequence ATGAAAATACTCCTCTCCTCGATCGTCCTGATTCTTGGATCAACAGCCCTGCGTGCGGCAGACAAGCCAAACATTATTTTCATCCTGTGCGATGATCTTGGCTATGGCGATGTCAAATGCTACAACCCGGAAGGAAAGATACCCACACCAAATATGGACCGTTTGGCAAAAGAAGGGATGCGGTTTACCGATGCCCACTCCCCCAGTGCGGTCTGTTCCCCTACGCGATATGGCATCATGACTGGCCGATATGCCTGGCGCAGTAAATTGCAGCGTGGGGTGCTGGGCGGATTGAGCCCACGCCTAATAGAAAAAGATCGCCAGACAGTTGCCGGTTTCTTAAAGAACCATGGGTATCACACCGCCTGTATCGGTAAGTGGCACCTGGGCATGGATTGGGTTGTCAAACCTGGAAAAAGTGTCAATCCACTATCAATTGAAAGCCGCGAGCAAGTTTTTAACGTCGATTACGATCAGCCAATCAGCAATGGACCGAATGCTGTCGGATTCGACTATTATTTTGGGATTTCCGCTTCGCTGGATATGGTGCCATACACATTCATCGAAAATAACAAGGTGGTCAAATCACCCACGGAAGATCGAGATTTCGCGATGATGTTCGGCAAAGCACAGGGAAGGTGCCGCAAAGGCCCCACTGCACCTGGCTTTGAGGTAGAAGATGTACTTCCAACGTTGACTTCCAAGGCAATCACTTATGTACAGGATCGCGCGAAAGAGAAAAAGCCCTTCTTTCTCTATCTGCCTTATGCATCTCCGCACACACCGATTGCCCCCACAAAAGAGTGGCAGGGGAAAAGCAAATTAAACCCCTATGCCGACTTTGTAATGCAGACCGATGATTGTATTGGCCAGCTTCTGAAGCAACTGGATGAATCGGGAATTGCGAAGAACACACTGGTGATCTGCACCAGCGACAATGGCTGCTCCCCACAGGCAGATTTTGCAGCACTGGAGGCGAAAGGTCACCACCCCAGCGGGCCACTGCGTGGGCACAAAGCAGATATTTTCGAAGGTGGGCACCGTGTCCCGTTTCTGGTTCGGTGGCCGGAGAAGTTGAAGGCTGGCACCACTTCAAGTGAACTGGTCAATCTGGTTGACCTCTTTGCCACATGCGCAGAAATAATCGATCAACCACTCCCAGCAACGGCCGCAGTGGATAGTGTCTCACTGCTACCAGCATTGGGAATAACTTCCGATGGCAAACCACGCACCACCACGATTGTGCACAGCATCAATGGTTCATTTGCGATCCGAGATGGCAAGTGGAAGTTGGCATTATGCCCCGATTCAGGTGGTTGGAGTGCTCCACGGCCTGGGAAAAAAGCGACCATTCTGCCAGATATGCAGCTTTTCGATCTCTCCCGAGATCTGGCAGAACGTACAAACCTGGTCGAAGAGCATACGGAACGTGTCGCTGAAATGGCTGCACTGTTGGAAATGCAAGTCATCAAAGGACGATCAACACCAGGGAAACCCACAACAAACACTGTGCCAGTAGATATCTTCAAGTTCAGTCCCAAAAAGAAATAG
- a CDS encoding transposase, with amino-acid sequence MEIESFNSECPGCQQLLKQVHLLQQQLMDQQQIIQQQQKTILALEARIRDLEDKLKPPNKQEPAEKEKLASQKPTGRKRGAQHGHKANLRKTLPPESVDSFIKFVPETCSRCHKSLVGCPNLPEPRIHQQVELPQQPLIVTQYEGHSRKCADCGHTTAMTIPAEYRNHCTGPRLTAALLCMVGQDGLSKRSIERTCKTIFGIDISLGTISNLEAEAIPALDAPYEEAREKVKNADVKGFDETGWKEAGHKRWLWTAIAAKIHIVVFLIHARRNIDALKAFMGEALPGFVSTDRWKVYVKNLPEDSHQLCWAHLKRNWEALSKRSKRATKLVDHWLELHKEIFELWHIFTRDHQITRQTLQQRMKPLQERAHTAETGAG; translated from the coding sequence ATGGAAATCGAGTCGTTCAATTCCGAATGTCCTGGGTGCCAGCAATTGCTCAAGCAGGTTCATTTGCTGCAACAACAGCTGATGGATCAGCAACAAATAATTCAGCAACAACAAAAGACAATACTGGCGCTGGAAGCTCGCATTCGTGATCTGGAAGACAAGCTGAAACCGCCTAACAAGCAAGAACCTGCAGAAAAAGAAAAATTAGCTTCCCAAAAGCCGACTGGTCGCAAACGCGGGGCACAACATGGTCACAAGGCAAATCTGCGAAAAACCTTGCCTCCTGAAAGTGTGGACTCCTTTATCAAGTTCGTGCCAGAAACCTGTTCTCGCTGCCACAAATCACTTGTTGGCTGTCCGAATCTACCTGAACCCAGGATTCATCAGCAAGTTGAACTGCCACAGCAGCCTTTAATCGTAACACAATATGAAGGTCATTCCCGGAAATGTGCTGATTGTGGACACACAACGGCGATGACCATTCCTGCCGAGTACCGCAACCATTGCACCGGTCCTCGATTGACAGCTGCTCTGCTATGTATGGTGGGTCAGGATGGATTGAGTAAACGGTCAATCGAACGAACTTGCAAAACGATTTTTGGCATAGACATATCCTTGGGAACCATCAGCAATCTGGAAGCCGAGGCAATTCCGGCATTGGACGCACCTTATGAGGAAGCTCGTGAGAAAGTTAAAAACGCTGATGTAAAGGGGTTTGATGAAACGGGCTGGAAAGAGGCGGGCCACAAACGCTGGTTATGGACAGCGATTGCGGCAAAGATTCATATCGTAGTATTTCTCATTCATGCACGTCGCAATATTGATGCATTGAAAGCGTTTATGGGTGAAGCACTCCCTGGATTTGTCAGTACGGATCGCTGGAAGGTATATGTGAAGAACCTTCCTGAAGATAGCCATCAATTATGTTGGGCACATTTGAAACGCAACTGGGAGGCATTGTCCAAACGAAGTAAGCGAGCGACAAAACTCGTGGATCACTGGCTTGAATTACACAAGGAAATATTTGAGCTATGGCATATTTTTACGAGAGATCATCAGATAACTCGCCAAACATTGCAACAGCGGATGAAACCGTTGCAGGAACGCGCGCACACTGCTGAAACAGGGGCAGGGTAG
- a CDS encoding transposase: MAKVEMRLWLFVDHEHVPPTNNDAERVQRRAVLWRRRSFGSQSARGCRFAERILTVCETLKLQGRNVLDYLEEAINAHRKGKPAPKLATT, from the coding sequence GTGGCCAAAGTAGAGATGCGTTTATGGCTGTTTGTCGACCATGAGCACGTTCCGCCAACGAATAATGATGCGGAGCGTGTACAACGTCGAGCGGTGTTGTGGCGTCGACGCAGCTTTGGTTCTCAAAGTGCTCGTGGCTGTCGGTTCGCAGAGCGAATCCTGACGGTATGTGAAACATTGAAACTACAGGGGAGAAACGTATTAGATTATCTGGAAGAAGCGATCAACGCACACCGGAAAGGCAAACCTGCACCGAAACTTGCAACAACATAA
- a CDS encoding NYN domain-containing protein, giving the protein MESTQDSTTNGSYTSFDSVKELNMAIFVDFESINANRLRAWLNQFRLEGRVCICRAYADWTTHPHETVQKLMKMSIDLVQVNNYVDRGKNGVDIRLAVDAMEIVFSNRRIDKFIFVASDSDYIALVVKLKEYNKVVHMVGNKKSTSQSLIGYCDQFDYLSDIEKEPQRGTDNRVENIQDKSEAFELMDEALQLLSLNKPGQEYRDSSINDTMIRLNPSFDYRRIGYKTLRDFLTDAEAMERIVYVEGDDKKGYVRLYNDKSKVPASAPSRPEAPPAQINPQYTREVLMLFKSITENPPRDAVAYSELIQYGGMYLKDAPPQQLRNTIKAMIANRMLLEFYHPDKESHLLIRLSDEAAARIRAFTIADYPQWYWTLRYAKMMATSRIPTNMGHTVNCWKHCREMQQNPAATGRSLQDFLNYVVSLGYIREDRIREHFDIMIRSGILVLDDQHQVSIPLENEQDVWKQLASWMLETLAKDQDVQRDPKALREVVLNIRDLSDGSREMIDKVFAELEKQ; this is encoded by the coding sequence ATGGAAAGCACTCAGGACAGCACCACTAATGGCTCGTACACTTCGTTCGACTCTGTAAAAGAGCTGAATATGGCGATTTTTGTCGATTTTGAATCAATCAATGCTAACCGCTTACGTGCGTGGTTGAACCAGTTTCGGCTGGAAGGCCGGGTGTGCATCTGTCGGGCCTATGCCGACTGGACCACCCACCCACACGAGACCGTTCAGAAATTGATGAAAATGTCGATCGACCTGGTTCAGGTAAACAACTACGTTGACCGAGGGAAAAACGGTGTCGATATTCGGCTGGCCGTTGATGCGATGGAAATTGTTTTTTCTAATCGGCGGATCGACAAATTCATCTTTGTGGCCAGCGACAGCGACTACATTGCCCTGGTGGTCAAGCTGAAGGAATACAACAAAGTGGTGCATATGGTTGGTAACAAGAAGAGTACCAGCCAGTCTCTTATTGGTTATTGCGATCAATTCGATTACCTCTCCGACATTGAAAAAGAGCCCCAGCGTGGCACCGACAATCGGGTGGAGAACATTCAGGATAAATCGGAAGCGTTTGAATTGATGGATGAGGCTTTGCAGTTATTGAGCCTGAATAAACCAGGTCAGGAATATCGCGATTCCAGCATCAATGACACAATGATCCGCTTAAACCCATCCTTTGATTACCGCCGGATTGGTTACAAAACACTGCGGGATTTTCTGACCGATGCGGAGGCAATGGAAAGGATTGTTTATGTTGAAGGAGACGACAAAAAGGGCTACGTCCGATTGTACAACGACAAATCAAAAGTGCCTGCATCCGCACCGAGTCGCCCGGAAGCCCCACCTGCACAGATCAATCCGCAATATACCCGCGAAGTTCTGATGCTCTTCAAATCGATTACTGAAAACCCACCGCGGGATGCAGTGGCGTATTCTGAATTGATCCAGTATGGTGGGATGTATTTGAAAGACGCCCCACCGCAGCAACTGCGAAATACGATCAAGGCGATGATCGCCAATCGGATGTTGCTAGAGTTCTATCACCCTGATAAGGAATCCCACCTGCTGATTCGTTTGAGCGATGAGGCAGCCGCACGTATTAGGGCATTTACCATTGCCGATTACCCACAATGGTACTGGACTTTACGATACGCCAAGATGATGGCGACTTCGCGAATTCCGACAAATATGGGCCATACAGTGAATTGCTGGAAGCACTGTCGAGAGATGCAGCAGAACCCTGCTGCCACCGGCAGAAGCCTGCAGGATTTCCTTAACTATGTGGTTTCCCTGGGGTACATTCGGGAAGATCGTATCCGCGAGCACTTTGATATTATGATCCGCTCCGGAATCCTGGTGCTTGATGACCAGCACCAGGTCAGCATCCCACTGGAAAACGAACAGGATGTCTGGAAGCAACTGGCATCGTGGATGCTGGAAACACTGGCAAAAGATCAGGATGTCCAGCGCGATCCGAAAGCCTTAAGAGAAGTAGTGCTGAATATCCGCGACCTCTCCGATGGCAGCCGGGAAATGATCGACAAAGTATTTGCAGAACTCGAAAAACAATAA